From Acidihalobacter aeolianus, a single genomic window includes:
- a CDS encoding DsrE family protein, protein MKLNQPHRIVALVLSLLACAWLGAAQAAEHKDKGPKLNDHAALAGMHEAKALFLIDVNNPDKVMHVVKVIGITRKQLEAQGVKPHLLVVFVGPDVAFLTKDRRGIGYMDERPVATIQREIEGLAHTGVEFQACGVAMKGMDVSPRDLIPAVKPVGNGFISAIGYEAKGYSLVPVY, encoded by the coding sequence ATGAAGCTGAACCAGCCGCATCGTATCGTCGCCCTCGTCCTGAGCCTGCTCGCCTGTGCCTGGCTCGGCGCGGCCCAGGCCGCTGAGCACAAGGACAAGGGCCCGAAACTCAACGACCATGCCGCACTTGCCGGCATGCACGAGGCCAAGGCCCTGTTCCTGATCGACGTCAACAACCCCGACAAGGTCATGCACGTCGTCAAGGTCATCGGGATTACCCGCAAGCAGCTTGAGGCACAGGGTGTGAAGCCGCATCTGCTAGTGGTCTTCGTCGGCCCTGACGTCGCCTTCCTGACTAAGGACCGCCGCGGCATCGGCTACATGGACGAACGCCCCGTAGCCACGATCCAGCGCGAAATCGAGGGGCTGGCGCACACGGGCGTCGAATTTCAGGCCTGCGGCGTGGCAATGAAGGGCATGGACGTGTCGCCCAGGGATCTGATCCCCGCGGTCAAGCCGGTGGGCAACGGCTTCATCTCCGCGATCGGCTACGAGGCCAAGGGTTACTCGCTGGTGCCAGTGTACTGA
- a CDS encoding Rho-binding antiterminator has translation MDSDYTPIACARYSELELAILRRQPLRLSLRGRGGLHRIETLTPVNLRTRSHAEYLIARNDAGTPRVLRLDRIADAQPL, from the coding sequence ATGGACAGCGACTACACACCGATCGCCTGCGCGCGCTACAGCGAACTCGAACTCGCGATCCTGCGCCGCCAACCCCTGCGCCTAAGCCTGCGCGGCCGCGGCGGCCTGCACCGCATCGAAACCCTCACCCCGGTGAACCTGCGCACGCGCAGCCATGCCGAATACCTGATCGCACGCAACGACGCCGGCACCCCGCGCGTGCTGCGCCTGGACCGCATCGCCGACGCCCAGCCGCTTTGA
- the hemW gene encoding radical SAM family heme chaperone HemW, whose amino-acid sequence MSGFAEPIPLSLYVHLPWCVRKCPYCDFNSHAAKGDLPETEYVAALLADLEAELPRVWGRRIESVFIGGGTPSLFSAAALGDLLDGLRARLPLRPDVEITLEANPGTFEQARFADYRGLGINRLSIGVQSFDDDALRRLGRIHGADEARRAAEIAHAAGFEDFNLDLMFGLPGQDLAAAQRDIDAALALAPTHLSYYQLTLEPNTLFHHDPPALPDEDLIAAMQQATQTRLAEAGFAQYEVSAYAHPGRRCRHNLNYWRFGDYLGIGAGAHGKLTDPASGSVERHWKLRQPAQYMAAARAGDAAGGRETVAAAELPFEFMLNALRLREGFDLTLFEARTGLPRACIEDTLNEALGRTLVEREGERVRPSVLGWNFLNDLTALFLP is encoded by the coding sequence GTGAGCGGGTTCGCCGAACCCATCCCCCTGTCGCTCTACGTGCACCTGCCCTGGTGCGTGCGCAAGTGCCCGTACTGCGACTTCAACTCGCATGCGGCCAAGGGCGATCTGCCAGAAACGGAGTACGTCGCCGCGCTGCTCGCCGATCTCGAGGCCGAGCTGCCGCGCGTCTGGGGCCGGCGCATCGAGAGCGTGTTCATCGGCGGCGGCACGCCCAGCCTGTTCTCCGCCGCCGCGCTCGGCGACCTGCTCGACGGCCTGCGCGCGCGCCTGCCGCTGCGCCCCGACGTCGAGATCACGCTGGAGGCCAATCCCGGCACCTTCGAGCAGGCGCGTTTCGCCGACTACCGCGGGCTCGGCATCAACCGGCTGTCGATCGGCGTGCAGAGCTTCGACGACGACGCGCTGCGCCGCCTCGGCCGCATCCATGGCGCCGACGAGGCCAGGCGCGCCGCCGAGATCGCACACGCGGCGGGCTTCGAGGACTTCAACCTCGACCTCATGTTCGGCCTGCCGGGACAGGACCTCGCCGCTGCCCAGCGCGACATTGACGCCGCGCTGGCGCTCGCGCCCACCCACCTCTCGTACTACCAGCTCACGCTGGAACCCAACACGCTGTTCCACCACGACCCGCCCGCGCTGCCCGACGAGGATCTGATCGCCGCGATGCAGCAGGCCACGCAAACGCGACTCGCCGAGGCCGGCTTCGCGCAGTACGAGGTCTCGGCCTACGCGCACCCCGGCAGGCGTTGCCGGCACAATCTCAACTACTGGCGCTTCGGCGACTACCTCGGCATCGGCGCCGGCGCCCACGGCAAGCTCACCGACCCGGCGAGCGGATCGGTCGAACGCCACTGGAAGCTGCGCCAGCCGGCGCAGTACATGGCCGCGGCACGCGCGGGCGATGCCGCCGGCGGCCGCGAGACGGTGGCGGCCGCCGAGCTGCCCTTCGAGTTCATGCTCAACGCCCTGCGCCTGCGCGAGGGCTTCGACCTCACCCTGTTCGAGGCACGCACCGGCCTGCCGCGCGCCTGCATCGAGGACACCCTGAACGAGGCGCTCGGGCGTACACTCGTCGAACGGGAGGGCGAGCGGGTTCGCCCCAGCGTGCTGGGCTGGAACTTCCTCAACGACCTGACGGCCCTGTTCCTGCCCTGA
- the rdgB gene encoding RdgB/HAM1 family non-canonical purine NTP pyrophosphatase — protein MSASPLHGVERLVLASGNPGKVRELGALLAGSGVQVVAQADFGVPEAEETGLSFVENAILKARNAALHTGLPAVADDSGLEVDALDGAPGIYSARYAGPEADDAANNAKLLGALAGVPEAARTARFRCAMVFLRHAGDASPVIALAAWEGRILAAPAGAGGFGYDPLFAVAGLDCTAAELDPAEKNRLSHRGQAVRALLAALTGG, from the coding sequence ATGAGCGCCTCGCCGCTGCACGGCGTAGAGCGCCTCGTGCTGGCCTCCGGCAATCCCGGCAAGGTGCGCGAGCTGGGCGCCCTGCTCGCCGGCAGCGGGGTGCAGGTGGTGGCGCAGGCCGACTTCGGCGTGCCCGAGGCCGAGGAGACGGGGCTGAGCTTCGTCGAGAACGCGATCCTCAAGGCGCGCAACGCCGCCCTGCACACCGGCCTGCCCGCTGTCGCCGATGACTCCGGCCTCGAGGTCGATGCCCTGGACGGCGCACCGGGGATCTATTCGGCACGCTACGCCGGCCCCGAGGCCGACGATGCCGCCAACAACGCCAAGCTGCTCGGCGCACTCGCCGGCGTGCCGGAGGCGGCGCGCACCGCACGCTTCCGCTGCGCGATGGTGTTCCTGCGCCATGCCGGCGACGCCTCGCCGGTAATCGCCCTGGCCGCCTGGGAGGGCCGCATCCTCGCCGCCCCTGCGGGCGCCGGCGGTTTCGGCTATGACCCGCTGTTCGCCGTGGCCGGGCTGGATTGCACCGCCGCCGAGCTGGACCCGGCCGAGAAGAACCGCCTGAGCCACCGCGGCCAGGCGGTGCGCGCCCTGCTCGCCGCGCTCACCGGCGGCTGA
- the rph gene encoding ribonuclease PH: MRPSGRAPHELRPISFTRHYTMHAEGSVLVCFGNTRVLCTATVDDRQPPWLKGTKQGWVTAEYGMLPRSTGSRMPREASRGKQGGRTLEIQRLIGRSLRAAVDLEALGERQITLDCDVIQADGGTRTASISGGFIALCDAIAGLRKRGQLKRDPLHGMVASVSVGIHNGQPVLDLDYAEDSSAETDMNVVMNDAGHFIEVQGTAEGHAFRRDELDAMLDLAAGGIEQIIAMQRKALED, from the coding sequence ATGCGACCCAGCGGCCGTGCCCCGCACGAACTCAGACCGATCAGCTTCACCCGCCACTACACCATGCATGCGGAGGGGTCGGTCCTGGTCTGCTTCGGCAATACGCGGGTGTTGTGCACGGCCACGGTGGACGACCGCCAGCCGCCCTGGCTCAAGGGCACCAAGCAGGGCTGGGTCACCGCCGAATACGGTATGCTGCCGCGTTCGACCGGCTCGCGCATGCCGCGCGAGGCTAGCCGCGGCAAGCAGGGCGGACGCACCCTGGAAATCCAGCGTCTGATCGGCCGCTCGCTGCGCGCCGCGGTCGACCTCGAGGCCCTGGGCGAACGCCAGATCACCCTCGACTGCGACGTGATCCAGGCCGACGGCGGCACGCGCACGGCCTCGATCAGCGGCGGCTTCATCGCCCTGTGCGACGCCATCGCCGGCCTGCGCAAGCGCGGCCAGCTCAAGCGCGATCCGCTGCACGGCATGGTCGCGTCCGTGTCGGTCGGCATTCACAACGGCCAGCCGGTGCTCGACCTCGACTACGCCGAGGATTCCAGCGCGGAGACCGACATGAACGTGGTGATGAACGACGCCGGCCACTTCATCGAGGTGCAGGGCACCGCCGAGGGCCACGCCTTCCGTCGCGACGAGCTCGACGCGATGCTCGACCTGGCCGCCGGCGGCATCGAACAGATCATCGCCATGCAGCGCAAGGCGCTGGAAGACTGA
- a CDS encoding YicC/YloC family endoribonuclease, whose translation MTAFARREAQGEWGTLTCELRSVNHRYLDLSLRLPEDLRAMEGALRERLQARLGRGKIDCGLRYAPPASGAASLTVDHSLVQGLLEACEQIEGLMGASAQFNALEVLRWPGVVREPARDLAPLHAAALRLAEETIGEFVRNRQGEGERLAALLRQRAEAVGVLVVRVRGRRQDLIAALRDKFRARLAELGVEAPDPGRLEQELALVAQRLDVDEELDRLDSHLTELESVLGRQEPIGRRLDFLMQEFNREANTLGSKSADIETTQAAVELKVLIEQMREQDQNIE comes from the coding sequence ATGACGGCGTTCGCCCGCCGCGAAGCCCAGGGCGAATGGGGCACGCTGACCTGCGAGCTACGCAGCGTGAACCATCGCTATCTCGACCTGAGTCTGCGTCTGCCTGAGGATCTGCGCGCCATGGAGGGTGCCCTGCGCGAGCGCCTGCAGGCTAGGCTCGGCCGCGGCAAGATCGACTGCGGCCTGCGCTACGCCCCGCCGGCGAGCGGTGCGGCTTCGCTGACGGTCGACCACAGCCTGGTGCAGGGATTGCTGGAGGCCTGCGAGCAGATCGAGGGCTTGATGGGCGCCTCGGCGCAGTTCAATGCGCTGGAAGTCCTGCGTTGGCCGGGCGTGGTGCGCGAACCGGCGCGCGATCTTGCGCCGCTGCACGCCGCGGCCCTGCGCCTGGCGGAGGAGACGATCGGCGAATTCGTCCGCAACCGCCAGGGCGAAGGCGAGCGCCTCGCCGCGCTGCTGCGCCAGCGGGCGGAGGCGGTCGGGGTACTGGTGGTGCGGGTGCGCGGACGACGCCAGGACCTGATCGCTGCCCTGCGCGACAAGTTCCGCGCACGCCTCGCCGAACTCGGCGTGGAGGCGCCCGATCCGGGTCGCCTGGAGCAGGAACTGGCGCTGGTGGCGCAGCGCCTCGACGTGGACGAGGAACTCGACCGTCTCGACAGCCATCTGACCGAACTCGAATCCGTGCTCGGGCGCCAGGAACCGATCGGCCGGAGGCTCGACTTCCTGATGCAGGAATTCAACCGCGAGGCGAACACGCTGGGTTCGAAGTCGGCCGACATCGAGACCACGCAGGCAGCGGTCGAGCTCAAGGTGCTGATCGAGCAGATGCGCGAGCAGGACCAGAACATCGAGTAG
- a CDS encoding putative signal transducing protein has translation MKKVYASPDLLSAGHVRNLLEQNGIASQLRNYYLGGGIGDLPVNECWPEIWVDDSDVARAEQVVRELQEALAEPPGPPWICPACGERNEGQFGECWHCGATRPASVGTP, from the coding sequence TTGAAGAAGGTCTATGCCTCGCCGGACCTGCTGAGCGCCGGGCACGTGCGCAACCTGCTCGAGCAGAACGGCATCGCCAGTCAGCTGCGCAACTACTACCTCGGCGGCGGGATCGGCGACCTGCCGGTGAACGAGTGCTGGCCCGAGATCTGGGTCGACGACAGCGATGTTGCGCGCGCCGAACAGGTGGTGCGCGAGCTGCAGGAGGCCCTCGCCGAACCGCCGGGACCGCCGTGGATCTGCCCGGCCTGCGGCGAACGCAACGAGGGCCAGTTCGGCGAATGCTGGCACTGCGGCGCGACCCGCCCCGCGTCCGTCGGGACCCCTTGA
- a CDS encoding Hsp20/alpha crystallin family protein → MSMVRYQPYGLLNQLYREMDRAFGLPGEHEANGSESATSDWLPSVDIKEEENAFVIHADVPGVEPKDVDIHMEDGVLTIKGERSTVNEESREQYRRVERVRGQFYRRFTLPDTADADQITARMDKGVLEVRIPKQARVLPRKIQIEG, encoded by the coding sequence ATGTCGATGGTACGTTATCAGCCGTATGGCTTGCTCAATCAGCTTTACCGCGAAATGGACCGCGCCTTCGGCCTGCCCGGAGAGCACGAGGCCAACGGCAGCGAATCCGCCACCAGCGATTGGCTGCCCTCGGTCGACATCAAGGAAGAGGAAAACGCCTTCGTGATCCATGCCGACGTGCCGGGCGTCGAGCCCAAGGACGTCGATATCCACATGGAGGACGGCGTGCTCACCATCAAGGGCGAGCGCAGCACGGTGAACGAGGAATCGCGCGAGCAGTATCGCCGCGTCGAGCGTGTGCGCGGCCAGTTCTACCGCCGCTTCACGCTGCCCGACACGGCCGACGCGGACCAGATCACCGCGCGCATGGACAAGGGCGTGCTCGAGGTGCGCATTCCCAAGCAGGCCCGCGTGCTGCCGCGCAAGATCCAGATCGAAGGCTGA